The Zhihengliuella sp. ISTPL4 genomic interval CGCGTGGGCGGCGGGGTCTCGGGGACCTCGACGGCGAGGTGGGACTCGGCGACATCGCTCATGGCGTTCGCCGGAGTCACCGCGTTGTGTCGGGAACGCATGTAGAGCCCGAGGATGATCGCCACCGCGAGGACGGCGTCGATGGCCACACCCCAGGTGCCGAGCCAGACGACGAGGAGCGCGGCGAGGGCACCGACGCCGCCCGCGGCGGGCAGGGTGAGCAGCCAGCCGACGCCGATGCGGCCGGCGGTCCGCCAGCGGACGGTCGAGCCGCGGCGGCCGAGCCCCGAGCCGATGACGGATCCCGAAGCGACCTGGGTGGTGGAGAGGGCGAAGCCGAGAGCGCTGGACGCGAGGATCGTGGCCGCAGTCGAGCTCTCCGCGGAGAAGCCCTGGGCCGGCTTGACGTCGGTCAGCCCCTTACCCAGCGTACGGATGATGCGCCAGCCGCCGAGGTAGGTGCCGAGGGCGATCGTGAAGGCACAGGCCACGATGACCCAGAGCTCGGGCTCGTGGTGGGCGCCCGACTGCCAACCGATCGTGATCATCGCGAGGGTGATGACACCCATCGTCTTCTGTGCGTCGTTCGTGCCGTGCGCGAGGGCGACGAGGGACGACGTGAAGATCTGGCCCCAGCGGAAGCCGTCGCGCCCGTCGGGCTTGCCGTCGTAACGGCGGGTGACCGAGTACGCGATCTTCGTCGCGACGAAGGCGATGATGCCGGCGGTGATGGGAGCGATGAGGGCGGGGAGGACGATCTTCGACAGCACGGCGCCGAAGTCTATTCCTCCGAGTCCGGCGCCGACCAGGGTCGCACCGATCAGGCCGCCGAAGAGAGCGTGGGACGAGCTCGATGGCAGGCCGAGCAGCCAGGTCAGCATGTTCCAGGTGATCGCGCCGATGAGTCCGGCGAAGATCAACGCGAGGAACAGCTCGGCCCCCGCGGCGATGATCGCGTCCTCCTGGATGATTCCGCCGGAGATGGTCTTGGAGACCTCCGTCGACAGGAAGGCGCCGACGAGGTTCAGGAGAGCGGCCAGGAGCACCGCGGTCTTGGGCTTGAGCGCCCCGGTGGCGATGGGCGTGGCCATCGCGTTCGCGGTGTCGTGAAACCCGTTCGTGAAATCGAAGAAGAGTGCCAGCGCGATGACGAGCACGACGATGAGGGCTGCGGTTTCCACCGTTCGCTTTCGGTCTTGAGGAAGAGGGAGGTGTCGACGGGATCGACGTGACGAACGAAGAGTTCACCGTGGGTTTGACTTCCGTTTACCGGCCCCGGTAAATCCTGCCACCGTCCCCCGTGCCGGTCAAACTCGACCTGGGATAGCGTGGGACGGTGACTGACGCTCCGATCGCCGCCCGCCGCTCCACCCTCCGCACGCATCACGGTGACACGGTCGACGATCCGTACGAGTGGCTGCGCGCCAAGGAATCCCCCGAGGTCATCGCGCACCTCGAGGCGGAGAACGCGCACACCGAGGCGGAGACCGCTCACCTGGCCGATCTCCGCGAGACGCTGTTCCAGGAGATCAAGGGGCGGGTGCAGGAGACCGACCTCTCCGTGCCGACGCGACGCGGAGACTGGTGGTACTACAGCCGTACCAAGGAGGGCGCGCAGTACGGCATCCACTGCCGCGCCGCCGCCGTCGAGGGCGACTGGACACCCCCGCGTCTCGAGCCGGGGGTCCCCGTGCCCGGCGAGGTCGTGCTGCTGGACGGCAACGTCGAGGCCGAGGGGCACGAGTTCTTCTCGCTCGGTGCGTTCGACACCTCCGACGACGCGACGAAGCTGCTGTGGTCGACGGACTTCGAGGGCGATGAGTTGTACACGGTCCGCGTGCGGGATCTGGAGGCCGGGGTCACGCTCGACGATGAGATCCCGAATACCGGGGGCGCGTTCTTCACCCCCGATGGCACCGGCATCCTCTACACGACGCGCGACGACGCCTGGCGCCCCGACACGCTGTGGTTGCACCGGCTGGGGACCCCGGTGTCGGATGACATCCAGCTCTTCCACGAGCCCGACGAGAAGTACTGGCTCGGCGCCGGGATCACCCGCAGCCGTCGTTACCTCGTGATCGGCGTGGGCTCCAGCATCACGAGCGAGGAGTACCTCGTCGACCTGTCCGGGGACATCACCGCGGAGCCGCGCTCGGTGTGGCCGCGGCGGGAGGGCGTGGAGTATTCGCTCGAGCATGCGGTGGTCGACGGTGAAGACCGCCTGCTCATCCTGCACAACGACGACGCCCTGGACTTCGAGCTCGTGTCGGTCGCCGCGGACGACCCCCAGGGCGAGCGACGCGTCGTCGTCGCTCACGAGCCGGGCCGACGGCTGCTCGGGGTCGACGCCTTCCGCGACTTCGCCACCGTGGAGTACCGCAGCGAGGGGCTCGAACGCGTCGGGCTGCTGGACTATGCGACCGATGCGGTGGAGGAGCTGCGGTTCGACGAGCCCCTCTACTCCGCGGGGGTCAGCGGCAACCCGGAGTGGCACTCCCCCTTCCTGCGCCTCGGCTACACGTCCTTCGTCACGCCGGGGACGGTCTACGAGCTCGATCTCGCGACGCGGGACCTCGTGCTCCGCAAGCAGGTGACGGTGCTCGGCGGCTACGACCCCGCCGACTACGGTCAGCGACGGGAATGGGCCACCGCGGAGGACGGCACCCGGGTGCCGATCTCCCTCGTCTGGAAGCGCTCGTTCGGGGAACCCGGTGCGGAGTCCCGTCCCGTCCACCTCTACGGCTACGGGTCCTACGAGCACTCCATCGACCCCGGGTTCTCGGTCGCCCGGCTCTCGGAACTCGACCGCGGGGTCGTCTTCGCCGTCGCGCACGTGCGCGGAGGCGGCGAGATGGGCCGGCAGTGGTACGAAGAGGGAAAGCTCCTGCACAAGCGGAACACCTTCACCGACTTCGTGGCGTGCGCGCGGCACCTCGTCGCCGAGGGCACCACGACGCCGGCCCAGCTCGTCGCGGAGGGCGGCAGCGCCGGGGGTCTGCTGATGGGCGCGGTGGCCAACCTCGCCCCGGAGCTGTTCGCCGGCATCCTCGCGGGGGTGCCGTTCGTCGACGCACTGACCACGATCCTCGACCCCTCGCTCCCCCTCACCGTCATCGAGTGGGACGAGTGGGGCGATCCGCTGCACGACCCCGAGGTGTACGCCTACATGAAGTCGTACACGCCGTACGAGAACGTGCGCGACGGCGTGGAGTACCCGCGGATCCTCGCGGTGACCTCTCTGAACGACACCCGGGTGCTCTACGTGGAGCCGGCGAAGTGGGTCGCCCGGCTGCGAGAGGCCGGGGCAAAAGATGTCCTGCTGAAGTGCGAGATGGTCGCGGGGCACGGCGGGGTGAGCGGGCGCTACAACTCCTGGCGCGAGCGGGCGTTCGAACTCGCGTGGCTCCTCGACACCCTCCACCTCGCCTGACGCACGGCATCAGGCGCTCGCGCGGCATCAGGCACCTGCGCGCTGTCCTGGCCTGAACCCGCGTGAAGGCCTGTGCTGGCGGGCCGCGACGCCGGCGCAGGCTCGCGCGTGGAGTCAGGCACGCGCGGGGCATCAGGCGCCCCTGACTGTCCTGGCCTGAACTCGCGCGCGGGCCTGTGCTCACGACCGAGCACTGCTCCTGCACAGGCGAAGAGTTCCGGGAAGCGCCTCCCCATCCGCGGTGGCATGGTGAAGCGCGGCAGCGGGAGCCCGCAGGGTGGAGGGGTGACACGCATACGGGTGGAGAGCTGGGTCCGGGAGCAGGGAGGATCCGCGCATTCGTCGCGCGTGCGCGAAGCGGGCTTCAGCGAGTACCAGATGCGTCGGGCGGTGCGGGAAGGGACGCTCGAGCGCGTCCGACGGTCGTGGCTGCTCGTCCCCGAGGTCGATCCACGGCGCAGGGCCGCAGCATCCGTGGGCGGGAGGGTCACCTGCGTGAGCGCGGCGGCCCTCGCCGGATGGTGGGATGTAGGAGCCGCGGAGGTGCACGTCGCCCTCCCCCGCACCGCCTCTCGATTCGATCGCGTCGGCGTCCAGGTGCACTGCGCACAGGGGCCCGTTCCGGTGCATCCGCGGGCGGCCGTCGATCCCGCCCTAGGCGTCCTCTTCCAGGTCGCGCGATGTCGGCCGTTGATCGAGGCCCGCGCGATCTGGGAATCCGCGCTCCGCCACGGGGCCGTGGAACTGGACACCCTCGTACGCGTCCGGTGGCGGTGCGACGCCGCGAACCGCCTGGCACGGACCGTCCGCGGCCGGTCGGACTCCGGCCCCGAGACCGTCTTCGTGGAACGGATGCGCGCCATCGGGATCGAGGTGCGGCAGCAGGTGTGGGTGGATGGCCATCCGCTCGACGGTGTCATCGGAGAGCGCCTCGCCATCCAGATCGACGGCTTCCGCCACCACAGCGCCGCCGGCGACCGGCGACGCGACCTCGCTGCCGATGCCCGGCTCGCACTCCGCGGCTATACCGTCCTCCGCTTCGACTATCACCACGTCATGGTCGACGACACTCATGTCGAGGACACCGTCCTGACTGCGCTCGCGCAGGGACTCCATCGCGCAGGCCGTCGCACAACGCGTCGCGGGTAGCAGACCGAACACAAGCCCAGGCACTCGCGCGAGAACAGGCGAGAAAGACAGTGAGACGCCTGAAGCCTCGCGAGAGCCTGACACGGCGTGAGGCCGTGAGAACAGGCGGCCACGCGGACACAGGCCCGCACGAGAATTCAGGCAAGGAAGACAGCAAGATGCCTGAAACCACGCGAGAGCCTGATGCCGCGTGGCGATCAGCCGAAGAGGGCGGCGGCCTCGTCGTAACGATAGCGGGGCACGGTGTTGAGCTCGCCGAGGGCATCGGCGAAGGGGACGCGGACGATGTCCGTGCCCTGCATGGCGACCATCTGTCCCCAGGCACCGTCCACGATGGCGTCCGCAGCGTGCAGACCGAGGCGCGTCGCGAGGACACGGTCGAAGGCCGACGGCGAGCCGCCGCGCTGGATGTGGCCGAGGATCGTGGCGCGGGTCTCGATACCCGTGATCCGCTCGATCTCGGGGGCGAGCAGATCGCCGATGCCACCGAGGCGCGGACGGTTGAAGGCGTCCAGGCCCTTGTCGCTGTACGCCTCGTCCATGCCGGCGAGCTTGAAGCCCTCGGAGACGACGACGAGCGGCGCGCGACCGCGGTCGTGGGCGCTCGTGACGAGCGCGGTGATCTCGTCCAGCGACATCGGCACCTCGGGGATGCAGATGACGTGCGCGCCGGCGGCCATGCCGGCGTGCAGCGCGATCCAGCCCACGTGCCGACCCATGACCTCGGCGACCATGCAGCGCTGGTGGGAGTCGCCGGTGGTGCGGAGCCGGTCCATGGCGTCCGTGGCGATGTTCACAGCGGTGTCGAAGCCGAAGGAGTAGTCGGTGGCGCGGAGGTCGTTGTCGATCGTCTTCGGAACGCCGAGCACCTTGATGCCGTCCTTCGCGAGCCGATCGGCCGCCGCGAGGGTGCCTTCACCGCCGATCGCGACGATTCCGTCGATCTTGTGCCCGTAGAGGGTCTTCGCGATGTTGTCGGCGCCGCCGCGCTCCCCCTCGTACGGGTTGGTGCGGCTGGTTCCGAGGATGGTGCCCCCGACCTTGGAGAGACCCTTCACCTCATGCCGCGTCAGGGGCATGAAGTCACCCTCGACGACCCCGCGCCATCCGTCGCGGATGCCGACGAACTCCAGGTCATAGGTCGTGGTGCCCTTGAGCACGATGCCGCGGATGACCGCGTTGAGTCCGGGGCAGTCGCCGCCGCTCGTCAGGATGCCGATTTTCATGCTGCTGCCTTCGGAGGTCGAGGGATGGGGGTGAGGCGACAGTGCCTGCGATCGACACTAGCGCCCCGGCCCCGCGCGTCGCCATTCGAGAGCGTCGAAAAACGGTGATCTTGACGGCCGTGGTGCGCGATCACGCCGAACTTCGCGTCGCAGCAGGATCAGGCCTCGGAATCGGCGTTAAGAACCCGTGTTCTTGACGGCGCCTCAGCGCCCGCCCAGCGCCTCGCGCAGAAGGTGCGTGAGTGCTGCCAGCTGCACCGACTCGCTCGCCGTCTCCTCCGTCGCCTCGCCGTCCAGGGCGCGGGCCGCGAGGCCCTGCTTCTGGTCGATGAGCTCCGCGATCTTCGTGTCGATCGTGTGCGCGGCGATGATCCGCCAGGCGGTGACGGGCTCGTCCTGACCGATGCGGTGCACGCGGTCGATGGCCTGCGTCTGCTCGGCCGCCGTCCACGACAACTCCGCGAGGACGACGTTGGACGCCGCCTGCAGGTTCAGGCCGACACCGGCCGCCGTGAGCGAACACACCGCGATGCCGACCTCCGGGTCGCCGTTGAAGTCGTCGATGGCCTGCTGCCTGGCCGTGTTCGTCTGGTCGCCGCGAATCGAGACCGCGCGGATCCCGGCTGCGGCGAAGTGCGCCTCCGCCTGATCCATGACGTCGATGTGCTTCGCGAAGAACACGACCTTGCCCACGGACCGCTGCAGCTGCGCGGCGTAGTCCGCCGCGAGAAGGGCCTTCGCCTGACCGATGCGGCGCACCATGGTGAAGACGTTGTCTCCGCCGGTGCCGGCCGCCTTCGACTCCTCGAGTTCGTTCTGCGCCACGAGCCGGACGATGTCGTCGTCGATCTCTCCTGGCGCGAGACCGCGGTCGCCGCGCGCCTCGATGATGCGACGGTAACGGGCGGCCAGCCGCTCCCCCAGCTCGCGCTCGGCCTGGCGGATGCTGCGGCCGAACTCGTCGTCGAGCTGCACCGGCAGATCGGCGATCAGCTTGTCCGGCAGGTCGGCGGCGACATCCTTCTTCTTGCGTCGCACGATGCCCATCGAGATCACCGCTTCGCGAGCCTCCGGGTAGAAGGCCTTGTCCGCGGGCGTGAGCCCCGTCGCGTCGAGCTTCTCCATGAGCTGGGGTCCGGGCTTCTCGCCGTTCGTCCAGCCGAGGAAACGCCAGATGGCGTCGAAGTCCTCGACGTCGTTGATGAGCGGGGTGCCGGTGAGGGCGAGCATGAGCGGATCATGACCTGGCGTGCGCTCGCGCACCTGCGCCGCGAGCGAGAGAACGTTCTGCGAGCGCTGCGACGAGAGGTTCTTGATGAAGTGCGCCTCGTCGACGACCATGCCGCGCAGGCCGATCGATGCGAGCCAGGACATGTGACGGTCGAGGATCTCGTAGTTGACGATGAACACATCGGCGAAGGCGTCGATGTCGTCGCCGTCCCCCTGGATGACCGTCGCACGACGCTGCGGCGTCCAGCGCTCGACCTCGCGGGCCCAGTTCATCTTGACGACGTTGGGCACGACGACGAGCAGCGGGTAGGCACCGGCGACGGAGGCCGCGAGCACCGACTGCGCCGTCTTGCCGAGGCCCGGCTCGTCGGCGAGCAGGAAGCTGCGGTGCCCGGCGCGCACAGCCTCGAGGAAGCGCGACTGGTGCACCATGATCTCGCGGCCCTTGGGCGAGATGTGGTCGAACTCCGGGGCCGGCGGAAGCTCCATCGATGCCGCGGCACCACCCGCGCCGGTCTCGAACGCCTTGTACAGCGGCCCCATGAGCTCCCAGCCGTCGAGGCGGCGGCGCGGCGTGCTGGCCGGACGCGGGGTCAGGTCGGGCGCGAGGAACGGATTGGCCAGCTGACGGGCCTCCACCGAGGGCGGGGTGACCTGCCGCTCGGCGATCGCCGCCGGCACCACCGACACCTGCACGGGCGCGGGGTCGGCGATGATGAGCTCCTCGGGCGGGAGCTCGGCCCCCGACTCGAGCAACCAGTCGCGCCGCATCCGCTTGGCGACGGGCGAGGTGGCCTGGTCGGCCTCGAGCAGCTGGATGAGCGAGGTGTCGCGCGCGGCCGTCTTCGCGAGGATCGTCGCGACGCCGTCGAGCCGCTTGAGCAACTCGGCGCGGGCCGCGTCGGTGATCTCCGTGTCGGCCTTCACCCTGGCGCGTTCCTCGCGCACGAGGAACGCGATCACCTGGAACTTCGTGCGGTTCGTGGGACCCAGCTTGCCGCGCTGGGACTTCGCCTCGATCTCGCGCACCTTGCGCGCGAGGATCGGGATGAGGGGTGCCTCGTCGTCACGACGGGACGTCTTCTTGCGCCGCGGGGCGGCGGTTGCCGTGGTCGGCATGCTCCTCCTGAGCCTGAAGGGCTCCGGCGCCCCAGGGAGCCGTGAGCCGTTCTCGTCGTCCGCGTGTGGCGTGAGCCAGGACCGTGCGGACTGTGGATCGGTTTTCCCTCCGGAGCACGCGACACGTGCGGGACCGGCGGGAGCCTGACCCCATTCTATGTCATGCCACCCGCCTGCCGCGGAATCACGGCGCCGTCGTGTTACGCGAGCGCGTCCAGGATCGCGGCGGCCTGCGTGACATCAGCGGCCATCTGCGTCATCAGCTTCTCGATGCCCTCGAAAGCGACCATGCCGCGCAACCGCTCCACGAACTCGACCGTCACGTCGTGACCGTAGAGGTCCAGCCCCGTCTCCCCCAGCACATGCGCCTCGACCTGACGCACGAGCACATCGTCGAAAGTCGGGTTGGTGCCCACGGAGATCGCCGAGGGGTGCCGGATGCCGGTGTCGTGGTCGACGAGCCAGCCGGCGTAGACGCCGTCGGCCGGTACGAACGCATCGACGATCGTGGAGAGGTTCGCGGTCGGGAAGCCGAGCTCGCGTCCCCGCTTCAGGCCGTGGACGACAACACCGCGGACGTCCGGATAGCGTCCGAGGGCGCGCGCTGCTTCGGAGACGTCGCCCGCCATGAGGAGCTCGCGGATCCAGCTCGACGACACCCTCCGACTCGACCCCGGCAGGTAGACGTCGTCGACGACCTCGACGGTGAACCCGTATCGGGGCCCGAGTTCGCGCAGCAGTTCGGGTGTTCCGGCACCGCGGTGCCCGAACCGGAAGTCGGCGCCGACGAGCACCGTGGACACCTGCAGGGCACCGACGAGGATGTCGACGACGAAGTCCTCCGCACTGCGAGCGGCGAGCGTCTCGTCGAACGCGAGCACCAGCGTCGCGTCGAGCCCGAGCTCGCCGAGGAGTTCGAGCTTCCGGTCGACGGTGACGACGTTCTCGGGGCAGCGGTCGGGACGGATCACCGCCAGCGGGTTGCGGTCGAAGGTCACCGCGACGGCCCGGCTCCCGGACGCCGCCGCGGCCTCGTTCAGACGCCGGATGACCGCGCGATGCCCTTCGTGCACACCATCGAACTTGCCGATGGCGACGGCACTCGGG includes:
- a CDS encoding inorganic phosphate transporter; this translates as METAALIVVLVIALALFFDFTNGFHDTANAMATPIATGALKPKTAVLLAALLNLVGAFLSTEVSKTISGGIIQEDAIIAAGAELFLALIFAGLIGAITWNMLTWLLGLPSSSSHALFGGLIGATLVGAGLGGIDFGAVLSKIVLPALIAPITAGIIAFVATKIAYSVTRRYDGKPDGRDGFRWGQIFTSSLVALAHGTNDAQKTMGVITLAMITIGWQSGAHHEPELWVIVACAFTIALGTYLGGWRIIRTLGKGLTDVKPAQGFSAESSTAATILASSALGFALSTTQVASGSVIGSGLGRRGSTVRWRTAGRIGVGWLLTLPAAGGVGALAALLVVWLGTWGVAIDAVLAVAIILGLYMRSRHNAVTPANAMSDVAESHLAVEVPETPPPTRRQQRIAQAKAEAKARAEAKDRAKAEAKDQAKKKAKAKADAKAAKTGSTPPSDAPRNGESA
- a CDS encoding S9 family peptidase, translating into MTDAPIAARRSTLRTHHGDTVDDPYEWLRAKESPEVIAHLEAENAHTEAETAHLADLRETLFQEIKGRVQETDLSVPTRRGDWWYYSRTKEGAQYGIHCRAAAVEGDWTPPRLEPGVPVPGEVVLLDGNVEAEGHEFFSLGAFDTSDDATKLLWSTDFEGDELYTVRVRDLEAGVTLDDEIPNTGGAFFTPDGTGILYTTRDDAWRPDTLWLHRLGTPVSDDIQLFHEPDEKYWLGAGITRSRRYLVIGVGSSITSEEYLVDLSGDITAEPRSVWPRREGVEYSLEHAVVDGEDRLLILHNDDALDFELVSVAADDPQGERRVVVAHEPGRRLLGVDAFRDFATVEYRSEGLERVGLLDYATDAVEELRFDEPLYSAGVSGNPEWHSPFLRLGYTSFVTPGTVYELDLATRDLVLRKQVTVLGGYDPADYGQRREWATAEDGTRVPISLVWKRSFGEPGAESRPVHLYGYGSYEHSIDPGFSVARLSELDRGVVFAVAHVRGGGEMGRQWYEEGKLLHKRNTFTDFVACARHLVAEGTTTPAQLVAEGGSAGGLLMGAVANLAPELFAGILAGVPFVDALTTILDPSLPLTVIEWDEWGDPLHDPEVYAYMKSYTPYENVRDGVEYPRILAVTSLNDTRVLYVEPAKWVARLREAGAKDVLLKCEMVAGHGGVSGRYNSWRERAFELAWLLDTLHLA
- a CDS encoding DUF559 domain-containing protein encodes the protein MTRIRVESWVREQGGSAHSSRVREAGFSEYQMRRAVREGTLERVRRSWLLVPEVDPRRRAAASVGGRVTCVSAAALAGWWDVGAAEVHVALPRTASRFDRVGVQVHCAQGPVPVHPRAAVDPALGVLFQVARCRPLIEARAIWESALRHGAVELDTLVRVRWRCDAANRLARTVRGRSDSGPETVFVERMRAIGIEVRQQVWVDGHPLDGVIGERLAIQIDGFRHHSAAGDRRRDLAADARLALRGYTVLRFDYHHVMVDDTHVEDTVLTALAQGLHRAGRRTTRRG
- a CDS encoding 6-phosphofructokinase, whose protein sequence is MKIGILTSGGDCPGLNAVIRGIVLKGTTTYDLEFVGIRDGWRGVVEGDFMPLTRHEVKGLSKVGGTILGTSRTNPYEGERGGADNIAKTLYGHKIDGIVAIGGEGTLAAADRLAKDGIKVLGVPKTIDNDLRATDYSFGFDTAVNIATDAMDRLRTTGDSHQRCMVAEVMGRHVGWIALHAGMAAGAHVICIPEVPMSLDEITALVTSAHDRGRAPLVVVSEGFKLAGMDEAYSDKGLDAFNRPRLGGIGDLLAPEIERITGIETRATILGHIQRGGSPSAFDRVLATRLGLHAADAIVDGAWGQMVAMQGTDIVRVPFADALGELNTVPRYRYDEAAALFG
- a CDS encoding DEAD/DEAH box helicase: MPTTATAAPRRKKTSRRDDEAPLIPILARKVREIEAKSQRGKLGPTNRTKFQVIAFLVREERARVKADTEITDAARAELLKRLDGVATILAKTAARDTSLIQLLEADQATSPVAKRMRRDWLLESGAELPPEELIIADPAPVQVSVVPAAIAERQVTPPSVEARQLANPFLAPDLTPRPASTPRRRLDGWELMGPLYKAFETGAGGAAASMELPPAPEFDHISPKGREIMVHQSRFLEAVRAGHRSFLLADEPGLGKTAQSVLAASVAGAYPLLVVVPNVVKMNWAREVERWTPQRRATVIQGDGDDIDAFADVFIVNYEILDRHMSWLASIGLRGMVVDEAHFIKNLSSQRSQNVLSLAAQVRERTPGHDPLMLALTGTPLINDVEDFDAIWRFLGWTNGEKPGPQLMEKLDATGLTPADKAFYPEAREAVISMGIVRRKKKDVAADLPDKLIADLPVQLDDEFGRSIRQAERELGERLAARYRRIIEARGDRGLAPGEIDDDIVRLVAQNELEESKAAGTGGDNVFTMVRRIGQAKALLAADYAAQLQRSVGKVVFFAKHIDVMDQAEAHFAAAGIRAVSIRGDQTNTARQQAIDDFNGDPEVGIAVCSLTAAGVGLNLQAASNVVLAELSWTAAEQTQAIDRVHRIGQDEPVTAWRIIAAHTIDTKIAELIDQKQGLAARALDGEATEETASESVQLAALTHLLREALGGR
- a CDS encoding bifunctional riboflavin kinase/FAD synthetase; this encodes MIVFRSPDEVPEGYGPSAVAIGKFDGVHEGHRAVIRRLNEAAAASGSRAVAVTFDRNPLAVIRPDRCPENVVTVDRKLELLGELGLDATLVLAFDETLAARSAEDFVVDILVGALQVSTVLVGADFRFGHRGAGTPELLRELGPRYGFTVEVVDDVYLPGSSRRVSSSWIRELLMAGDVSEAARALGRYPDVRGVVVHGLKRGRELGFPTANLSTIVDAFVPADGVYAGWLVDHDTGIRHPSAISVGTNPTFDDVLVRQVEAHVLGETGLDLYGHDVTVEFVERLRGMVAFEGIEKLMTQMAADVTQAAAILDALA